A genomic stretch from Helianthus annuus cultivar XRQ/B chromosome 1, HanXRQr2.0-SUNRISE, whole genome shotgun sequence includes:
- the LOC118490254 gene encoding uncharacterized protein LOC118490254 has translation MTSFLNKGLQHLFHLYNDACGTVALHEARIKQLETTVADQGAIAEAKSRHYEDKLKKVTQDAELKLATMQMDHDQAMINFREGIKTSAIVSLLQARIKMAYEAKETGLVCPSWPIESWVAKLKELGGKAVPLPSEAGESSKSAEVADQAGDKKDAGEDAGQDAGEDAGAEKPGKAGEDAAV, from the exons atgacatccttccttaacaag ggcctccagcatttgTTCCACTTGTACAACGATGCATGTGGTACTGTCGCCCTTCATGAAGCCAGGATTAAGCAGCTTGAAACCACTGTTGCCGACCAAGGTGCCATCGCCGAGGCAAAGAGCCGGCACTATGAGGATAAGCTGAAAAAGGTCACCCAGGATGCTGAGCTCAAATTGGCCACCATGCAAATGGATCATGATCAGGccatgatcaatttccgggaAGGAATCAAGACTTCCGCTATTGTCTCCCTGCtacaagcacgcatcaagatggcctatgaggccaaggagacaggtctTGTTTGTCCATCCTGGCCAATTGAATCCTGGGTAGCCAAGCTGAAGGAGCTCGGAGGCAAGGCTGTGCCACTCCCATCTGAAGCCGGTGAATCTtccaagtcagcagaggtggcggatcaggctggagacaagaaggatgctggtgaggatgctggacaagatgctggagaggatgccggtgctgagaagccggggaaagcaggagaggatgccgctgtgtga